The DNA sequence CAAGAAAAAAATGTTCATAAAATACATCAATATCTGCTATGGCATAGTCTACTGGAAGTGATTGCCTCTGAAGTAATGTCTTCAAGTCTTGAGCTTCCTCTTTGGACAGAAGACCCAGCTTAACTGCCAAAGCATTTGCCATCACCATGCCAATGGCAACAGCCTCACCATGCAAATAGGTGGTGTAGTTTGTCTCATTTTCTACCACATGACCAAAGGTATGTCCATAGTTAAGTACAGCACGGATACCTGCCTCTTTCTCATCTTGATTAACTACCCATGCCTTAAGCTCTACACTGCGCCTAATAGTCTCTTTAAGTTGTGACTCATCATTTAGGTCTACTGTTTTAAGAAAACCAAGGTAATCTCTGTCAAACATCACTGCCATCTTGACAATTTCTGCAAATCCTGCAGCAAATTCACGTTTAGGGAGTGTTTTGAGAAATATAGTGTCTATATAGACTGCTTTAGGCTGATAAAATGCTCCTATAAGATTTTTCCCATGCCTATTATTAACCCCTGTCTTACCGCCGACACTGGCATCAACCTGACTCAAAAGGGTGGTTGGTATTTGCACAAAATCAATTCCCCGCTGGTAAAGGCTTGCTGCAAAACCTGTCATATCTCCAATTACGCCACCACCAAAAGCAATAAGTAATGATTTTCTATTGAGTTTTTGCCTAAAGCACTCATTGAGAATATTCTCTACTGTCTCAAGTGTCTTATATTGTTCTCCATCTGGCACTGTAATCACATGAAGTTCTATTGCATGCACCTTTTTAAGTAACGCATCAAGGTGATATTCCGCAATAGTAGGATTGGTCACAATAGCTACTTTGGCTTCAAAAGTTAATGAGGGCAGTGTATCGATCGTAATATTGTATTTGACAGGCTTAGGAGATAGAAGTTCAATAGGAACGATCATAGGCAGAACCTTCGTTAAGATAATAATGCGATTTATTTTATCTTATGATTCCTTAAAACGTGTTATCTACACATCTTCTTCTAGGGTATAAGGTACAAGAAGCTTAGGATGTTTTCTTGTTGTCAAAAGAAAGTCACTAATCTTTGTAGAGATAAATTTCCAAAAATTATGTCTGTGGAGTATTTTTTCAAAAGGAGCAATTTGAAGAACACTCTCCATATTGTCCAATTCACGTATAGGATTAGACACTCTCTGCTCTATCTTAATCTCCATATTAAAAATATGTGCAAGTGTCTCATAGTGCTCTACAATAATTTTCTTATTTTCAAACTCCCCTTCAGGATCAAAATCACATAAGTGTAGTGACATCTCTAACGATTCGGAAACATCAAAAGCAGTCGAGGAGATTGACTCCATTTTGCGTTCATCATCCATGAGTATTATACTCTTCTTGATATGATTAAGGTGTTGATCGCCAAAGAGATAAACTACTTTTCTTAAATTATAGAGTATTTCCATAAGTGTATCATCTGAAAAAGTCTTAATACTGCTCATGATAAGCCCAATATCATACTCTTGCATATCATACTCTATCATGTGTAATATATCTTTATCATCATAACAGACAGAAATAGTAATATTTTTAGACTCATATTGCCTTATACTATTGATGAGTTCAAAGTTATTGGGGCAAATTACACGAATAAACAGTTGCTTCTCTTCAAGTTTTTCCAATAGATAGAGACTCTCGTCAAGATAGAACTGTGCAAGTGTCTGATCGTGGCGAAAATCGAGAATAAGGTAGATATCCTTTCCAAATGGTTCAGGGAAAAGCCCGATACGCCTATTGATAGTACGATAAACTCCATCAAGAACCAATGGTTTTCCTATTACCAACAGGGTATCATTAGGGAGAATGGTTGTAGCATTAGTGGGAAGTATCTGTTTCTCGTGACGATATATTGCAACAATTTTCCATTTACGCTGAAGTATAGAACCAACATGACGAAATGCAAAGGTACTCCCAAAAGGAACATGGATCTCCATAATCTCACCTTTTCCAAGTCCTACATTCTGTGCCACAACAGGTGCGTTAGGAAGCTGATCATAGAGATGAGCTGTAATAAGCTCATCAACATTTATAAAGGTGACATTCTCCTCTTCTCTGTCTATTTCAGAGTCATCCCACTGATTAACAAGAATAATACGTATTTTATCTTCTACCATACGAATGTTCTTGAGTGTATAGACAGCATCCTCTCTATTCTCCATTACAATAAAGACATGGGAGAATTTTGCTTCGTCCATAATATATTTAATACGGATATAGCTTGTTGGGTCTGCCTCGATAAGTGTAATATTTTTACTCATTTTTTCAGGTATTGCATCTTCATGAAAATGGGCAACATAGTAGTGGTTGTCCATAACTCTTTTATGTCCAACCCACTCAACAAAGTGTCTTGCAATACTACCATCAGCAAATATTAATATGTTCTTCATTTGTACCCTATTTAGATATAATCCTGTTCACTATTTAAGAGGATATTATAACACAATGCAATTTCAGATAGATAAAACCGATGGAAGGGCACGTGCGTGCACTATCCAAACTACGCACTCTACAATACAAACACCAGTTTTTATGCCTGTAGGAACCGTTGGTGCAGTCAAGGCACTTGATGCAACCGACCTTGAGACTTTTATTAAGCCTGAGATTATTCTTGCCAATACATATCATATGTACATTCGTCCTAGTGATGATGTTGTCGCTAAGATGGGCAAACTACACGGTTTTACAAAATTTCCTAAAAGTTTTCTAACTGATAGTGGTGGCTTTCAAGCATTCTCTCTCTCGGACAATGTCAAAATAGATGAAGGAGGCATTACCTTTCGTAGCCATCTTGATGGCAGCAAACACTATTTCACCCCTAAAAAGGTTATTGATATCCAGCATAACCTCGGTTCAGATATTATGATGATTCTTGATGACCTTGTTGCCCTGCCTGCCACACAGGAACGCATTGCTGCCAGTATCGATCGTACGTCACGCTGGGCAAAAGAGTCCATTGATTACTTTAGGCAGAAACAGAAAGAGGGTATAGGTGTCAATCAAAATATCTTTGCCATCATTCAAGGCGGTACAGATAAAGCCTTCAGAGAAAAATCTGCCAAAGAGCTCTGTACACTTGACTATGATGGCTTTGCCATTGGTGGGCTCAGTGTAGGTGAGAGCAATGAAGACATGTATGAAACTGTTGCATGGACAACACCTTTCATGCCCAAAGAAAAACCACGCTATCTCATGGGTGTAGGCACGCCTGAAGACCTCATAGAAAATGTCTACCGTGGTATTGATATGTTCGATTGTGTCATGCCAACCCGTAATGCGCGAAATGGTACTCTCTTTACCTCTTTTGGCAAGGTCAATATCAAAAAAGCCTGCTACACCACTGACTTAGAGCCCATCGATCCAGAGTGCAACTGTATGGTCTGCCAAACCTACAGTCGTGCCTATCTACGTCACCTCTTCCGTGCCCATGAACTGACCTACTTTAGACTTGCAACCATCCATAACCTCTACTACTACCTGCACCTGATGAAGCAGATGAGGGAAGCTATACTCAA is a window from the Sulfurovum sp. genome containing:
- the aroB gene encoding 3-dehydroquinate synthase, which produces MIVPIELLSPKPVKYNITIDTLPSLTFEAKVAIVTNPTIAEYHLDALLKKVHAIELHVITVPDGEQYKTLETVENILNECFRQKLNRKSLLIAFGGGVIGDMTGFAASLYQRGIDFVQIPTTLLSQVDASVGGKTGVNNRHGKNLIGAFYQPKAVYIDTIFLKTLPKREFAAGFAEIVKMAVMFDRDYLGFLKTVDLNDESQLKETIRRSVELKAWVVNQDEKEAGIRAVLNYGHTFGHVVENETNYTTYLHGEAVAIGMVMANALAVKLGLLSKEEAQDLKTLLQRQSLPVDYAIADIDVFYEHFFLDKKSNNNSITFILPEGIGSYKIVKDVDEVLVKEVLQQFEVNNA
- the tgt gene encoding tRNA guanosine(34) transglycosylase Tgt, coding for MQFQIDKTDGRARACTIQTTHSTIQTPVFMPVGTVGAVKALDATDLETFIKPEIILANTYHMYIRPSDDVVAKMGKLHGFTKFPKSFLTDSGGFQAFSLSDNVKIDEGGITFRSHLDGSKHYFTPKKVIDIQHNLGSDIMMILDDLVALPATQERIAASIDRTSRWAKESIDYFRQKQKEGIGVNQNIFAIIQGGTDKAFREKSAKELCTLDYDGFAIGGLSVGESNEDMYETVAWTTPFMPKEKPRYLMGVGTPEDLIENVYRGIDMFDCVMPTRNARNGTLFTSFGKVNIKKACYTTDLEPIDPECNCMVCQTYSRAYLRHLFRAHELTYFRLATIHNLYYYLHLMKQMREAILKEQFEVFRKAFYKKRK